Part of the Zingiber officinale cultivar Zhangliang chromosome 8A, Zo_v1.1, whole genome shotgun sequence genome, GGAACCAATTGTTGAATTGTAAGATAGGAAATAATAGTAGTGGTGTAAATAGGGGTGTCGATTTAGATGGATcagattggatttttttttttttaaaaaaatctcaattCAAATCCGACCCAAATCTAAATACATTTTGAAATATCTAAATCTAAATTTGACTAGGACACGGGCAATCTGCATGGAACCAATTGTTGAATTGTAAGATAGGAAATAGTAGTAGTGGTGTAAATAGGGGTGTCAATTTGGATGGATCGGATTCGGATctagttgaattttttttttaaaaaaaatctcaattcaAATCCGACCCAAATCTAAATACATTTTGAAACCCCTAAATCTTAATTTGACTTGATTAAtcagtttcaatttttttttttgattatttttctataattatTCATTTTTATCTCACTATTCCATCATTATTACACtaacattaatattaatatatataaaattatcttaatttttaaaataaaatttaatttaactttaaaaatatattaaattctaaatttgagTCAATCCAGGTAGTTCAGATTCTCTGTCTCCATTTCTCTCTGTCCTCGTGTCCCACTGTCGATCGGACAGATCAGATTAAATTTGAAGGATGatttgcacatcacgaggatattGCACATATTTTAAAGATGCAAATCATCCTTTAGATTTAATTTGATCTATCCGATCGACagtgggacacggggacagagagaaatggggacagaggatctgaactgCAATCCAGATGGATTTGAATccaacttaaaaaattttaacttaaaactaaaatctaaatatgatcggattttaaaaattctcaatcggaatttaattcttaattttttttttggatcgaCTTAAGTTAGGTTATCAAATTGGATTTATTTTTGACCTAAGTAAACTAATCAAATTTGTTTGATAACATAACTGAATGAAATTAAGTCATGTGAATTAAACTATTAAAACAGTTGTTAAATAGTTATTAAGTTATTGTTTAGTtggattgtttaaaatttttatatttttaaatttattgatgGGGTTTGGATGTTTATTTTACAACTTTGATAATAACTTTTTATTGATGAATATAGTTTGTAAATTTTGTTAATGAACACaagtatatttaaatttatttatttaatttgatgagatggtgtgctcgttaactgtttttttttttatcaaattgaatattaaaattttatagtcTAAACGTTCATTTATAGCCTTTACTGAGCACTCATGGATGTAGTTAATATATATATGTAGGTGGCTGTTTTAATCAATTTTAGAGTTAATTTTTAatacatataaaatattttattagaggTGAAATGAAGGAGAGTGTCGAGTATTTTATGTGACTGTAAAGTatatcttaaacttaaaggtaagttctataaaatcataattagacctgctatgttatatggagctcaatgttgggctatgactcgagaacatgagcagaagatgaaagttgtagagatgaggatattaagatggatgtgtggacatacgagcatgaataaaataagaaatgaaagtaagagagaaagttggagttacatctattgaggaaaaattttgagagacacgtttaagatgatacgatTATGTACTTAGATGATCAATAGATGTTCTAGTTAAGTGAtgtaaaattatgataaataaacatatcaaacgaggaagaagaagataaaaaaagatttgattaataataataaaataaaataaaataaaatttatttaaatataaataataatataataaaagataaagtgATTTATATAATTGATGATAGGAAAAGACTTGTGTTACGTGTGACTTGTTTGGTATCAAAACTGTTGTTACAAACTCTTTCAAAGAATATAGGACCGTTACGAAAGAGAAGTTATTTATAGCCTCAAGTGGGGTCATGAGAAGGATGGCCAACTGTACTCCTGCTCATACAACGACAGTGTCGTGTGTTGCACCGGCTGAACGAGTTTTCAGACATGTGCCTGTTCAGGGCAGTAATTGCTGGGACCCACGGCAGACTAATTTTTGTTTCACACTCCGACGACGTATCAGTGTTACAAAGTCTAAACCGGAATTATCGTTAGCACCGGTATCTATTAGCTATAATCAGCCACTGATCTCCCCACCAACGAGGCCGAACCCGAGACGAAGCGATGGGCAACAGCCTCCTGTCCACGCTGCGCTGGTGGCCGTCCGGCCTACGTCTCTCCGCCGCCTGGAGTGccgtctccctcttcctctctgccAACCTCTCCGACGCCGTCGTCAGCCTCTCCGGCCTCCGGTGGCCATCCGATCTCCGTCTCTCAGGCCTCTGGAGCGCCATCTCTGGCGCCGGCGACTCCAGCTTCCGGTGGCGAGCGGTCACCGCCGAGGCGATCGACGAGGTGGCGTGGGCCGCGGTGACGGTGCTGGAATCGGTGGCTCTGATCTCCATGCTCTGCTGCTTCTTTCTCTTCTGCGGATGCAGCTTGTGAGAAGGGTTGTTAGCTAGAAGGATCGATAGGTGAAGTAGAAAGTAATGATAATTaataaagagatatttaattattattcacTCTTATTTTAATCGATTACTGTCTTACTGCTAGTGCTCGCCATcggttccttctcctcctcatcaAAGTTGATTAGGCACGAAGTAGTCAAACTATGATCGTATCGTTCGGCGTTGACGAAGACCACAaatcattattatttttattgaattATCTAAAAAAATTAATGAGTGAAGAAGTATGCAAtataattactttttttttaaaaaaaatctagttatatatatagatataaatataaaatgatgattttatttattatattgaagttaaaaaaatacttttggaaGTGAAGCTCTGTAAATTGAACTAATATATTCACATATATTGtacattaattattaattaaagagGTTTGAGAAGATCCCACATTCCTTGTTCCAATTGGCACTAATCTAATGCTCTGTTTACTCTACATGAGGGagggagggagagggaggaaaaatatggaaaagaaaaagaaggaaaaaggagagaaGAATTCTTGCTAAAGCAGAGTAGACAGAGGGAACAGAAGGGAAGAGAAATACccgggaaagggaaagaagacagaGCGATCGGTGTATGAGGCAGGCAGAAAGAGACAAAGAGTGGGAGAAGAAGCTCTGTCTTACGAGCAAGCGTGTGGGGATGCCCACTGCTCGCGAGCGGGCATGCAGGAATGCCCGCCACTTGCCGCGCTTGCGAGCTGCCGTTCAAGGATGCTCGTCGATCCGCCTCGTGAGCGGCCGTGTGAGGATGCCTGTGACAAATCATGACCCTTGCCCCATCACATCATCCACTATCCTTCCGCTATTCCCCTTCTCAATAGAGATCTCACCTCCTCTGATCCACTTCCGTCCATCTCCACTCCCAAAGCCaactcttccttcttcctttgtAATGACTCAAgctcatcatttttttttatttctttccatAACCTTCGCGGAGCATGGACTTCATCATATCAAACTCTAACTCTACCTTGGCCGGGGTGTAACATCCAGGTGTCCTACGACAAATACAAAGATGCAATGCAGCGACGGAGGACCTGGCGATGAAGCGAGCAAGGTGGGACGTTGAGGGCTCTGCTGTGGTGGTCCTTTATCACCACATCATTTTGATGGATGTCGATCGATTTCCTCAAACAGATGTTTAGTGTTCACAACTTGGACAGCAGCAGTGGTCATGCACTGCTATATGCCTAGAAAGAGATGTTTTTCTGATCGATGTACTTGAATGCGCTTGACTAGGTGTTTGGCATTCCTTCTATCTTCCAAGTTCCGCAAGAAACCCTAACAATTTAGGGCTTATCGTGAACTGATGTTTTAGTATTCACTTTCATTGCAGTCATTGTTATACACCGCTGCTATGCACAGGAAAGAGATGTGTCCTGGTCAAAGTACTTCAATCTGCTTTGACGAGGCCTTTAGCGGTCCTCTGACTTGCGGGGATGAACATAGCAAGAAAGACCCTAATGATCTAGGGCTTATCGTGAACTGCTCATCACACAATTGTCTTCTCTGAGAGAATGTAGATTTCTAATGTAACTTAGTATCTTCACAAATAACTTATCGAGCATATGCATCACACACATTGATGAGTGAGTATCAATTTCTAGGTTTCAAAGGGCCTATGCAAGTGATGAAATTGAGTCGCTATTTGAATAGACGAGTGCATATTCAGTTCGTATTTCGACCAAATTTTACTAATAGATTGATCATACAAACACGAAATAACCTATATAATTCCACCATTTGTAAAATTGACAAACTGAAAAACAATTTTATCATGCATCTTCTACTTTTCTACTTAGATATCAGCCACAAGATCATAAAGCTATCTATCTCACAAACATCAATAAGATTGGAGAGTTTTAGGGAATTAAGCAAATGACATCATGTTCCTGAACAAAACTTCCAAGAACAGTTTTACAAGTTTCAGGAATGCTTCATAGCAATCTAGGAGATTAACTGCCCTAGAATCATACCTCATCTTTGTTAATGAACATGTTGTGAAGATGAACATCGTTGAAAGCAATTTATCATGAAACTTCTACTTTTATACTTAGATTTTTAGCACAAGATCAAAAGTTTAATACAGAAACAACAACACGATTAGAGAATTTTAGGAATTATTATGATCCtataattcaatatcaaaacatgCATAGCCAACAGTTCTACTGGTTTCACggatgcttcatggaaatctgtCTCCATTAACTTTTGATTTTTTTCTATTAACTACGAAAAACCACCCCTAAATCGCAAGTACGCAAAGAAACGAAGGCAAAAAAGTAATCTTGAGCTTGGAATCATATCTCATCTTCGTTGAGGAGCATGTTGGGGATGCCCTTGTTGATGGGGAATCGGCGGCCGGTGTCGGGGCAGACGAGGGCGCCCTCCTCGACATGGATCTCGAGCAGCGCGTGGTGGAAGCGGCGAAGGAAATCCTCGGCGTCCAGCATCGCGGCGTCGGCCTCGTCCGGGAGCTCGCCGTAACCGACCGCGCGAGCGGCGCCAGCGAGGGCCTTCCACTCGATCTTGTGGAAGATGTGGCGGAGGAAGTCGACGTTGAGCTCCACCTCCTTCTCTACCCACTTTTCGGCCTCGAGGCGGAGCGGGAAGCCATCGACGACGCCCTTGACGTTGCTGGAGAGCATGTTGTGGGTCAAAAGCCTCATCTTGCGGCACTCGTCGCCGGCAGCTCTCTAATTCGCGGCTGCGTCACTGCGTGGCGGCGGCAGAGATAGAG contains:
- the LOC122008769 gene encoding uncharacterized protein LOC122008769, giving the protein MGNSLLSTLRWWPSGLRLSAAWSAVSLFLSANLSDAVVSLSGLRWPSDLRLSGLWSAISGAGDSSFRWRAVTAEAIDEVAWAAVTVLESVALISMLCCFFLFCGCSL
- the LOC122008768 gene encoding multifunctional methyltransferase subunit TRM112 homolog A-like, with protein sequence MRLLTHNMLSSNVKGVVDGFPLRLEAEKWVEKEVELNVDFLRHIFHKIEWKALAGAARAVGYGELPDEADAAMLDAEDFLRRFHHALLEIHVEEGALVCPDTGRRFPINKGIPNMLLNEDEI